CAGATTAACGAAAGCTGGAGCGCCTGGGCCGTGGGCCGTTACACGCGTCTGTCTGACGAAATGAAAGACAGCCCGATTGTTGACAGTAACCACAGCATCCTAATGAGCGCAGGCGTCAGCTATCGCTTCTGATGCTTTTCGTGAGCATGGTGCATCTGCCGTACAATAATGGGGTGATATCACCCCATTTGCACATTTATGGTGCGCCAAACGCCATGTTAGGTTGACGGCAAACCCGTTACGTTGACGGCAGGCAAGGAGGAACGCGTGACAAAAGCGATTCGTTTTCCAGATGACACTCGCGTACCGGCGATCGGTCAGGGAACGTGGTACATGGGCGAAGATGCCCGAATGAAAGCGCAGGAAGTGACGGCGCTGCAAACGGGTATTGACCTTGGACTAACGCTGATTGATACGGCCGAAATGTATGCGGAAGGCAGGGCGGAGGACGTCGTCGGTGAAGCGATACGTGGCCGCCGCGATAGCGTTTATCTGGTGTCGAAAGTCTATCCGCACAATGCGGGAGGCGAAAAGGCGATACAGGCGTGTGAACGCAGTCTGAAGCGACTGCAAACCGAGCGCATTGACCTGTATCTGCTGCATTGGCGCGGTGGTATCCCGTTAGTGGATACACTTGCGGCGATGGAGCGATTACAGCAGGCGGGAAAAATCGGCCAGTGGGGTGTCTCCAATCTCGATCTTGAGGATATGCAGGAGCTCTGGTCGCTAAACGGTGGACAGCGCTGCATGACCAATCAGGTGCTTTACCATTTGGCGTCACGTGGTATTGAGTTTGATTTGTTACCGTGGTGTCAGCAACAGCAGCTTCCGGTAATGGCGTATTGTCCGCTGGCGCAGGCCGGACGCTTACGTGATGGGTTATTCTCGCATCCGGTAGTGAACCGCATTGCACGCGAACATAGCATCACGCCTGCTCAACTGTTACTGGCGTGGGCAATTCGTCAACCGGGCGTGATCGCGATTCCTAAAGCCAGCTCTGTGAAACATGTTCAGGAAAATGCGAAAGCGCTGGACGTGGTGCTATCGAAGGAAGATATCTCACAGCTCGATCAGGCCTTTCCACCGCCGACGCGTAAACAGCATCTGGATGTGGTGTAACGGAAGCGAAAGGATTTACAGAAGAGGGTGTATGGCTAGGCCGCCATACACCTATCGCGTGATTATTTCTTGATGCGGATAACCGTTGCCAGACGCGCTGGTGCGTTGGCGGATGCGACAAACGGTTGATTAATGCGCGCAGTTTCCACACATACGAACGTTTTATATCCCTCATCGGTCATATCACTAATCGTACGAGAGAGCTCAGCACCGGGGTTCCATGACACGACATCGCTATGGTGCGTATGGTGCACTTCGATAGCACGTTTCAGCACTGCGTCATGTACCACACTGGTGTCCTGCGGCTGGGTATAAATGCGGTCTGTACGCTCGGTAAAGACCAGATCGCCTTGCTGCGTTGCCAGCTTGCCCTGATCCACCTTATCAATGAAAGACTCGCCCAGGCCAGCAATGCGGATATTGCTGATATCGCCGATATTGAAATAGGTGTGCAGCGCGCTGGTAATGCTGTAATCGCCATGCGCTTCCAACTCAATGCCACATTCCTTGCCCAGCTTGAAGCGGGCGATGAGCGTGAACGCATGCGGCCAGCTCTTGCGCGTTTCTTCATTGTCCCGCAGCGTGAACGTGAGCTGTACGCCGTGTTCATCTTCGCTGTGGGCGGTAAATTCCCACGGCAGCAGACGGGCAAAACCGTGATTAGGATCGGCGAAAGGGCCAAACCAAGGGAAACAGATCGGGACACCGCCACGAATAGCAACGTGATGAGTAAAAGGCGTATTGTCGCTCAGCCAGAGCACCGGCTCTTCGTTTGTTGGCTGCCAACTGAGCAGATGCGCACCTTGTAATGCGACTGCTGCGCGAACTTCAGGGTGATCAACGACGATGATAGGTAATTGGTCCAACTGACGCTGGGTGAGGGTGGCGCTAATTTGCTTCGTGACGGGGAGTGAGAACATTGTGTTATGCATGATAGTGCCTTTTTTTGATTGTTTTTCGTGGTAAAAAGAAATCTGCAATAAACAATAAAAAAGGGCGACATCACGTCGCCCTTTTTTCACAGAATCATCGCTGACGCTTATTTAGAGATGTGAGCGATCAGATCCAGAACTTTATTTGAGTAACCAGTTTCGTTGTCGTACCAGGAAACCAGTTTCACAAAGTTGTCGCTCAGAGCGATACCGGCTTTAGCATCGAATACGGAAGTCAGTTTTTCACCGTTGAAATCGGTAGAAACCACTTCGTCTTCGGTGTAGCCCAGAACGCCTTTCAGCTCGCCTTCAGAAGCGGCTTTGATTGCTGCACAAATTTCTTTGTAAGAAGCAGGTTTTTCCAGACGTGCAGTCAGGTCAACAACAGAAACGTTCGGGGTAGGAACGCGGAACGCCATACCAGTCAGTTTGCCGTTCAGCTCAGGAATCACTTTACCTACTGCTTTAGCAGCACCGGTAGAAGATGGGATGATGTTCTGTGCTGCGCCGCGACCGCCGCGCCAGTCTTTGTGAGACGGGCCATCAACCGTTTTCTGCGTTGCAGTGGTTGCGTGAACGGTGGTCATCAGTGCTTCAACGATACCGAATTTGTCGTTGATGACTTTTGCCAGCGGAGCCAGACAGTTGGTGGTGCAAGATGCGTTAGAAACGATTTCCTGACCTGCGTAAGTTTTGTGGTTTACGCCCATAACGAACATCGGGGTGTCATCTTTAGATGGACCAGTCAGAACGACTTTCTTCGCACCAGCAGCGATGTGTTTACGTGCAGTGTCGTCAGTCAGGAACAGGCCAGTTGCTTCAGCAACAACGTCCACGTTGACTTCGTTCCACTTCAGGTTTGCAGGATCGCGCTCTGCGGTAACACGAATGGTTTTGCCGTTAACAACCAGGTGGCCATCTTTAACTTCAACGGTGCCGTTGAAACGACCATGAGTTGAGTCGTACTTCAGCATGTACGCCATGTAATCAGCATCTAACAGGTCGTTGATTGCAACGATCTCGATGTCAGAACGCTCTTGCGCAGCGCGGAAAACAATACGGCCGATACGGCCAAAACCGTTGATACCTACTTTGATAGTCATATATTCCACCAGCTATTGGTTTGTGAATAAAAGGTTGGTTGTAAAATTACAAAAACCTTGCTGAGCGTCAAGCGGAATCGTGTCAATAGTTGCTGTAAGTCAAACCTATGACCAAACTTTGTGCGAAAACCGCTCGACCCTGTAACTAAGTAACATCTAAGCCTGATATGAGGGTGAAATGCATCATATAAAGCCTGTGTGATCTCAATATGTGATGTGTATCACAATTAAATATTGATGCTAATAACATTCCTAATATTAGGCCAGAACAGCCTGTTAGGTTGTTAATTTTTTGTTATAATCAACGATTAATTGAATTGATAACACCCGCCGTGAGACTTCCTATGACTAACGACTCTGCTTCGCGTACCCCATCCGACAATACTGAATTGACAGAGATGCAGCGCTATGTCACCCAGCAACGCGGTACGGAACCTGCGTTTTCAGGCAAATTGCTGCATAACAAGCGCACTGGCGCTTATCACTGTCTGTGCTGCCAGGCTCCGCTGTTTTATTCCGACAGCAAATACGACTCCGGCTGTGGCTGGCCGAGCTTCGATCAACCGGTCTCCTCAGAGGCGATTCGCTATCTGGAAGATGATTCACACAATATGCGCCGTATCGAGATCCGCTGTGGGCAGTGTGATGCGCACTTGGGGCACGTGTTCCCTGATGGCCCGAAAACCACGGGCGAACGTTACTGCGTGAATTCTGCTTCACTGAGTTTCATCGACGACGTTGATGGCGAACGCGTTGACGGGTAATCTGTTTGCGATAGGTGCGACGGCGATAAGCTAGATGATAGCTTGCTTTAAACGATTCAGCTACTAAAAACGCTGTTAGCACAGGAACCCAGTAAGAATAAATCTGACCTTTCTCGGAGCAGAAACCGGATATGGAACTCAATGATCTGATCGACGCCATGACGCCAGAAATTTACCAACGGCTAGTCACGGCGGTGGAGTTGGGCAAATGGCCAGACGGTGTCGCGTTGACGGCTGAACAGAAAGAAAACTGCCTGCAAATGGTGATGATGTGGCAGGCTCGCCATAACGAACAGGCTGAGCACATGACGATTGGCACTGATGGCGAAATCGTGATGAAGAGCAAGCAGGAGCTGAAGCGTGAGTTTAACATCGCTGACGCTATTATTACGCTAAAACCCGATGCGTGAAATGTAAGCAGGCAGCCGCAACGGCTGCCGCTATTTCGGTTGTCAATAGCGCTAGTGAGCGGCTGACAATGTAGTAAGAAACTGCGTCATATCTGTCAGTATCGCCCCACGCTGTGCCATTTCCCGTAACGCCGATTCGCTGTCATCAGGCGAAAGATTCACGCCACGACAGCCATCCACCAAGACTTCGGTGTGATAGCCCAGCGCAATCGCATCCAGCACGCTGAACTTGACGCAATAATCGGTCGCCAACCCCAGAATAATCAAATGGGTAATGTGATTGGCGTGTAGCCACGCATCCAATTCGGTTTTCACCCGATGTCCGTTATCGAAAAAAGCGCTATAGCTATCGATCTCCGGCTGAGTCCCTTTTTGCACTACCCACTGAATAGCTGACTGATGCAGTGCTGGATGAAAATCAGCGCCCGCGGTTCCCTGCACGCAGTGAACGGGCCACCAGATCTGCGGCCATCCGTTTAACTCACCGAGTTCTCCGACTTTGGTATTCGCATTAACAGCAAAACTGCCGTGATTAGCGGGATGCCAATCCTGACTGGCAATCACTTGAACGCCAGCGGCTACGCAGGCTTCAATAGCGCGGTTAGCCACCTCAATGACGCGGTCGCCTTCGTTAACAGCCAATGCACCGTCGGGACAAAAATCATTTTGCAGATCAACTAATAGCAATGCTTTCTTCATGACGACTCCGTGATTAACTCAATCTTTATCGCTCAATTCTCCATGCAGGTTTTGCTGCATCAATTGGCGAATGTCATTGGCGCTTAAGTCTTGCTGGCTCAGTAAGTAATGCAGTTTGGTCAATGCGGCTTCGACGGTCATATCAAAGCCACTGATAACGCCCGCATGCGCCAACGCATTGCCCGTCGCATAGCCGCCCATGTTTACGCGTCCAGAAATGCACTGCGTCAGGTTGACGACCACAATACCGCGTGCGGAGGCTTCACGTAATTCGTGCAGCAGCCCGGGGCTTTGCGGCGCATTGCCAACGCCGTAGGAGCGTAGGATAAGCGCTTTCACCGGCTGACGGAGGAAATTGCTGATGACATCGGCAGAAATGCCGGGGTAAATCGTAATCACCCCGATAGGCTGTGGCGTAATGTGATGCACTTTCAGCGGCGGGCAGTTGCTACATTCCACGGTCGGTGCCAGCCGACGAATATGGATACCGGCTTCGAGCAGCGGCGGATAGTTGGGGGAGGCGAAGGCATCAAAGCCATCCGCGTGGGCTTTGGTGGTGCGGTTGCCGCGCAGCAGTTTGTTATTGAAGAAGAGGGCGACTTCATTAATCGGATGATTAGCCGCAACGTACAGCGCGTTCAGCAGGTTGGTCTGACCGTCCGAGCGCAATTCTGCTAACGGAATTTGTGACCCTGTCACGATAACCGGCTTGGCAAGATTTTCCAGCATAAACGAGAGCGCGGAGGCGGTGAATGCCATCGTGTCAGTACCATGCAGAATCACGAAACCATCGTAGTCATCGTAATGGTTTTGAATATCGTCCGCGATGGATTGCCAATCCGCTGGCGTCATATCAGACGAGTCGATCAGCGGATCATATTCATGAATCGTGAACGACGGCATCTCTTCGCGATGGAATTCCGGCATTTTTGCCAACTGCTGTTGTAAATGACCGGATACCGGAACATAGCCATTAGCAGAGCGCTGCATGCCGATGGTGCCGCCCGTATAGGCGACATAAATGGATTTCTTTCGCATGGTGGTGTGAGTCAGGATTAAACCGAGAATTATAGAGGGAAAAGCAGCCCGGTAATACTATCATAAGCAATGACTATTACCGGGCTAGACCCGTCATACTTCAAGCTGCTTGTGCGTTGGCTTCTCTTACTCACCCCAGTCACTTACTGGTGTAAGCTCCTGGGGATTCGTTCGGTCGCCGCCTTCAAGCAACTCGAATTATTTAGGGTACATATGGGCTGCTACTGTAAACGCTACCGGACTTCTCCGCAGGTGAGGCAAAATGCATACCGGTTCTGCGGGTCGTTCAGGTTATTCATGATGGACGGCTGTGACCGCATCGCTTCAGCCAGCTGTGCGACCGGAGCAGGAAGCATAGACTGGACGGCAACGGGCAGCAGGGCATAAACGGAAGCGTTCACCTGATTCAGCATCGTGTCGAGCAAACCTGGCTGTTCGGCATACCAGTTCAACTGATACTGTCCCAGTTTTGCCAGCTCAGCCGCTTTTTTCACGGCATCATCAAAATCGCCGATCTGATCGACCAAACCATTCTCTTTCGCGTCGCTACCGACCCAGACGTGACCTTGCGCGATCTGATCGATTTGCTCCGGCGTTTTCTTACGCGCCTGCGCCACGATATCAATGAAGTTCTTATATCCGCGTTCGATACTTAACTGCATCATCTGCGAGAATTCAGGCGGCAGTGATTTGGTGATCGACAGATCGGCCAGTGGCGAGGTGGCTACGCCATCCGTGTGGACGCCAAGGTTTTCCAGCGAATCTTCGAACGTGGTAATCACGCCAAAAATACCGATAGAACCTGTCAGCGTACTGGCGCTGGAGATGATTGCGTTAGCCGGCGTTGAGATCCAGTAGCCGCCCGATGCCGCCATACCGCCCATGGATACCACGATCGGTTTACCCGCCAAACGGAGCGCCATCAGTTCTGAACGAATCAGCTCCGACGCGGTGACGCTACCGCCAGGGCTATTGACGCGCAGTACCAGCGCTTTGACTTTAGGATCGAGGCGCGCGGCGCGGATTTGTGCCGCCGTGGTATCGCCACCGACCATTCCCGGTGTTTCCGGGCCATCAATGATGGCGCCATTGGCAAACACAACCGCGATCTGGTTGTTGTTTTGTGCCGGTGGTTTGATGGTGTAGTCGTAAATGCTGATGAAATTAAAGTTGTTCTTCTGACTATTCCAGCCGAACGCTTTAACCAGCGATTGCTCAGTCACGGAACGTGATGCCACTTCATCGACCAGCTTGTTATCCAGCGCATAGCGTGCGGTGTCGCCCTGAACGGCCTGCAAGCCTGCAATGATGTTGGTTGCACCCGGGAAGAGTTGCTGAGGCGTAATCTGGCGGTTAGCAGAAACGGTATTTAAATACTGTTGCCACAGAGCATTGATCCAACGGCCATCGGCATCGCGCGCAGCAGGCGACATATCGTCACGCAGATACGGCTCAACAGCTGACTTATAGGTTCCCACGCGGAAGATATTGGTGGTCACTTTCAGCTTGTCCAGCATGGACTTGAAGTAGAGATTGTTGGTCGCGAAACCGTGTAGATCAACACTGCCTTGTGGCGTCAATGACACCGTATTGGCAAAGCTGGCCAAATAGTATTGAGACTGGTTGTAGCTGTCGCCGACTGCATAAATAGGCTTACCGCTATCGCGAAATTCGCGCAGTGCTTTACCGATATATTGCAGAGACGGCTGGTCGGCACCGGTAAAGTCGCTGAGATCCAGCACCATACCCGTGATGTTGTCGTCATTCTTTGCCTGACGAATACTGTCGACAATATCGAACAGTGAGTTCTCCTGGCGACGGTTGTTCGATGCGCCGAAGAATTCACGTCCTAATTGACGCAGCTTGTTGTTAACGGTGGGTTGATCAACGACCACGCCCGTCAGATCGACCAGCAGCGCACCCTTCGTGGCCTCTTCCGGCGTCGTTTTTACCTGTGAGTAGATCCCAACACCAACTAAAATCAGAGCAATAAGGAAAATATTGAGAATAAATTCTCTGATAAAATTAAGTAGACGCCATGTCCACTTAAAAAATCCGCTAAAAATTCGCCACAATGTGCGCATGATATCTCCATGAACGGGTAAACAGCGTGTGCCCTACGTCCTTCAACTCGCCCTCTGGCAAGTGATGAAGCACAAGGAGTGATAGTATCCTAATGAGCGGACAGTAAAAAGTCAGCATTAAATCACCGCAGAAGCGCGCCCTGTCGGGGTTATCTTGTAACAAAACTTCTACTTGTGCTAACGTGGCGCGCAACGTTGCCGTACAGTCGTTTCTACCGTAGAAGTGGGTTGTACCGCAGAAATTATATTGCCAGACAGGAGATGTGCGATGGATGCTCTTGAATTGCTATTGAATCGTCGTTCGGCCTCGCGCCTGACCGCGCCAGCACCGACAGGTGACGCATTGAATAACATTATCCACGCCGGTATGCGTGCGCCGGATCATGGTGCGATGCAGCCGTGGCGCTTTTTTATGATCGAAAATGACGGCTTGGATCGTTTTAGTTCGCTACTGACTCGTGCGGCGCAGCAGGAAGGGTTGGACGAAGCCGGTATCGATAAAGCGCGTCAGGCACCTTATCGTGCACCGCTAATTATCACCGTTGTTGCGCATTGCGAAGAGAACCCGAAAGTTCCGCTTTGGGAGCAAATTGTCTCCGCTGGCTGTGCGGTTCAGGCCATGCAGATGGCGGCCTTGGCGCAGGGTTTTAACGGTATCTGGCGTAGCGGTGCCTGGACGCACAATTCGCTGGTGCGTGAAGCGTTCAACTGCCGTGAACAGGATGAAATTGTCGGTTTCCTCTATCTGGGGACGCCACAGCTCAAAGCATCGACGACGGTCACGCCGCTTGATACCGACGCGTTTGTTCACTACTTCTGATCGTCATCTCTTGAATAATATCGATTTCCACCCCGTTTTACAGCGTGCTTTCCCGCGAGTTACGCGGGAAATGCCCAGTCTGCTTGATGGTGAATAATGCGACTTTTTATTGCCGAAAAGCCCAGCCTTGCGCGGGCGATTGCAGACGTGTTACCCAAACCGCATCGACGCGGCGATGGCTTTATTGCCTGCGGCCAGAATGATGTTGTGACGTGGTGCGTGGGGCACCTACTGGAGCAGGCGCAGCCGGATGTTTATGATGCGCGCTATGCTCGCTGGTCGCTTGCCGATCTTCCTATCATTCCCCAGAAATGGCTGTTGCAGCCGCGGCCCTCGGTCAGTAAGCAGCTCAACACCATAAAAAAGCTCCTGAATGATGCTACCGAAGTGATTCACGCGGGAGACCCCGATCGTGAAGGACAACTGCTGGTGGATGAGGTGCTGGAATATCTTTCCTTGCCGGAAGAAAAACGCCAGCAGGTGCGTCGTTGCCTGGTTAACGATCTCAATCCACAGGCGGTAGAACGTGCCGTTTCTCGTCTTCGCGAGAACCGAGAGTTCATCCCTTTGTGCGTGTCGGCGCTGGCGCGTTCCCGTGCAGATTGGCTCTACGGCATTAACATGACCCGTGCCTATACGATATTAGGGCGGAATGCGGGCTATGACGGCGTGCTGTCGGTTGGCCGCGTGCAGACGCCGGTGCTGGGGCTGGTGGTGCGACGAGATGAAGAGATAGAAAACTTCGTTTCCAAAGATTACTTTGAAGTGAA
The nucleotide sequence above comes from Pectobacterium brasiliense. Encoded proteins:
- a CDS encoding YeaC family protein, whose protein sequence is MELNDLIDAMTPEIYQRLVTAVELGKWPDGVALTAEQKENCLQMVMMWQARHNEQAEHMTIGTDGEIVMKSKQELKREFNIADAIITLKPDA
- a CDS encoding aldo/keto reductase, translating into MTKAIRFPDDTRVPAIGQGTWYMGEDARMKAQEVTALQTGIDLGLTLIDTAEMYAEGRAEDVVGEAIRGRRDSVYLVSKVYPHNAGGEKAIQACERSLKRLQTERIDLYLLHWRGGIPLVDTLAAMERLQQAGKIGQWGVSNLDLEDMQELWSLNGGQRCMTNQVLYHLASRGIEFDLLPWCQQQQLPVMAYCPLAQAGRLRDGLFSHPVVNRIAREHSITPAQLLLAWAIRQPGVIAIPKASSVKHVQENAKALDVVLSKEDISQLDQAFPPPTRKQHLDVV
- the msrB gene encoding peptide-methionine (R)-S-oxide reductase MsrB, encoding MTNDSASRTPSDNTELTEMQRYVTQQRGTEPAFSGKLLHNKRTGAYHCLCCQAPLFYSDSKYDSGCGWPSFDQPVSSEAIRYLEDDSHNMRRIEIRCGQCDAHLGHVFPDGPKTTGERYCVNSASLSFIDDVDGERVDG
- a CDS encoding NAD(P)H nitroreductase; the protein is MDALELLLNRRSASRLTAPAPTGDALNNIIHAGMRAPDHGAMQPWRFFMIENDGLDRFSSLLTRAAQQEGLDEAGIDKARQAPYRAPLIITVVAHCEENPKVPLWEQIVSAGCAVQAMQMAALAQGFNGIWRSGAWTHNSLVREAFNCREQDEIVGFLYLGTPQLKASTTVTPLDTDAFVHYF
- the sppA gene encoding signal peptide peptidase SppA, coding for MRTLWRIFSGFFKWTWRLLNFIREFILNIFLIALILVGVGIYSQVKTTPEEATKGALLVDLTGVVVDQPTVNNKLRQLGREFFGASNNRRQENSLFDIVDSIRQAKNDDNITGMVLDLSDFTGADQPSLQYIGKALREFRDSGKPIYAVGDSYNQSQYYLASFANTVSLTPQGSVDLHGFATNNLYFKSMLDKLKVTTNIFRVGTYKSAVEPYLRDDMSPAARDADGRWINALWQQYLNTVSANRQITPQQLFPGATNIIAGLQAVQGDTARYALDNKLVDEVASRSVTEQSLVKAFGWNSQKNNFNFISIYDYTIKPPAQNNNQIAVVFANGAIIDGPETPGMVGGDTTAAQIRAARLDPKVKALVLRVNSPGGSVTASELIRSELMALRLAGKPIVVSMGGMAASGGYWISTPANAIISSASTLTGSIGIFGVITTFEDSLENLGVHTDGVATSPLADLSITKSLPPEFSQMMQLSIERGYKNFIDIVAQARKKTPEQIDQIAQGHVWVGSDAKENGLVDQIGDFDDAVKKAAELAKLGQYQLNWYAEQPGLLDTMLNQVNASVYALLPVAVQSMLPAPVAQLAEAMRSQPSIMNNLNDPQNRYAFCLTCGEVR
- the ansA gene encoding asparaginase, yielding MRKKSIYVAYTGGTIGMQRSANGYVPVSGHLQQQLAKMPEFHREEMPSFTIHEYDPLIDSSDMTPADWQSIADDIQNHYDDYDGFVILHGTDTMAFTASALSFMLENLAKPVIVTGSQIPLAELRSDGQTNLLNALYVAANHPINEVALFFNNKLLRGNRTTKAHADGFDAFASPNYPPLLEAGIHIRRLAPTVECSNCPPLKVHHITPQPIGVITIYPGISADVISNFLRQPVKALILRSYGVGNAPQSPGLLHELREASARGIVVVNLTQCISGRVNMGGYATGNALAHAGVISGFDMTVEAALTKLHYLLSQQDLSANDIRQLMQQNLHGELSDKD
- the pncA gene encoding bifunctional nicotinamidase/pyrazinamidase → MKKALLLVDLQNDFCPDGALAVNEGDRVIEVANRAIEACVAAGVQVIASQDWHPANHGSFAVNANTKVGELGELNGWPQIWWPVHCVQGTAGADFHPALHQSAIQWVVQKGTQPEIDSYSAFFDNGHRVKTELDAWLHANHITHLIILGLATDYCVKFSVLDAIALGYHTEVLVDGCRGVNLSPDDSESALREMAQRGAILTDMTQFLTTLSAAH
- a CDS encoding D-hexose-6-phosphate mutarotase, encoding MHNTMFSLPVTKQISATLTQRQLDQLPIIVVDHPEVRAAVALQGAHLLSWQPTNEEPVLWLSDNTPFTHHVAIRGGVPICFPWFGPFADPNHGFARLLPWEFTAHSEDEHGVQLTFTLRDNEETRKSWPHAFTLIARFKLGKECGIELEAHGDYSITSALHTYFNIGDISNIRIAGLGESFIDKVDQGKLATQQGDLVFTERTDRIYTQPQDTSVVHDAVLKRAIEVHHTHHSDVVSWNPGAELSRTISDMTDEGYKTFVCVETARINQPFVASANAPARLATVIRIKK
- the gapA gene encoding glyceraldehyde-3-phosphate dehydrogenase, which translates into the protein MTIKVGINGFGRIGRIVFRAAQERSDIEIVAINDLLDADYMAYMLKYDSTHGRFNGTVEVKDGHLVVNGKTIRVTAERDPANLKWNEVNVDVVAEATGLFLTDDTARKHIAAGAKKVVLTGPSKDDTPMFVMGVNHKTYAGQEIVSNASCTTNCLAPLAKVINDKFGIVEALMTTVHATTATQKTVDGPSHKDWRGGRGAAQNIIPSSTGAAKAVGKVIPELNGKLTGMAFRVPTPNVSVVDLTARLEKPASYKEICAAIKAASEGELKGVLGYTEDEVVSTDFNGEKLTSVFDAKAGIALSDNFVKLVSWYDNETGYSNKVLDLIAHISK